In the genome of Pelodiscus sinensis isolate JC-2024 chromosome 3, ASM4963464v1, whole genome shotgun sequence, one region contains:
- the MGME1 gene encoding mitochondrial genome maintenance exonuclease 1 isoform X1 has product MLLLRMKSFRLLTRKSGRLKMLLTEHFCKNQVPCVCLYVSSYHCSKKKKENGYEQVDQERYTNLVRSVTSFKTSPRTPETLFEEDDLMYGPVSKFKSPVTDTETQIPKNWVPLINSNKRTLPPNSDPKCLLKIGLKRHKVPSVTNVLQQTMSSEQAFYLERWKQRMILELGNDGFAEYTKNLFLQGKLFHAALESVFLSDQIPLKGQERDSTVSGYLASVQHVLRDISGVKALESAVHHETLHYSGLVDCVAEYRGQLCVIEWKTSERSKPYLQNTFDNPLQVAAYTGAINHDANYDFQINCGLIVVAYKDGSSAHPHFMDLDLCSRYWNKWLLRLEEYTKKEKNKNISETSQTSPL; this is encoded by the exons ATGCTGCTTCTGAGGATGAAATCCTTCAGGCTCTTAACCAGAAAATCTGGGAGACTAAAAATGCTGTTGACAGAACATTTTTGCAAAAATCAAGTCCCGTGTGTTTGCCTGTATGTTTCCTCCTATCATTGTAGcaagaagaaaaaagagaatGGTTATGAACAAGTTGATCAAGAAAGGTACACAAACTTGGTCCGTTCTGTCACATCTTTCAAAACCAGTCCTCGGACACCAGAAACATTGTTTGAAGAAGATGATCTGATGTATGGACCAGTGAGTAAGTTTAAATCTCCTGTTACAGATACTGAAACACAAATTCCAAAAAATTGGGTCCCTCTGATAAATTCCAATAAGAGAACTTTGCCTCCAAACAGTGACCCAAAGTGCCTGCTGAAAATTGGCTTAAAAAGACACAAGGTGCCCAGCGTGACTAATGTCCTTCAGCAGACCATGTCTTCGGAACAGGCCTTTTACCTGGAGAGGTGGAAGCAACGGATGATCCTGGAACTTGGAAATGATGGGTTTGCAGAATACACTAAAA ACCTCTTCCTccaaggaaaacttttccatgcCGCTTTGGAATCTGTCTTTTTGTCTGACCAGATCCCGTTGAAAGGGCAGGAAAGAGATTCCACTGTATCTGGCTACTTAGCAAGTGTTCAGCATGTCCTGAGAGACATCAGTGGAGTAAAAGCTCTGGAAAGTGCCGTTCATCATGAGACTCTTCACTATTCAGGACTTGTAGATTGTGTGGCTGAATATCG AGGCCAGTTGTGTGTGATTGAGTGGAAGACTTCAGAGAGGTCAAAGCCATATCTCCAGAACACATTTGACAACCCACTACAGGTTGCAGCGTATACCGGAGCCATAAACCACGACGCTAACTATGACTTCCAG ATTAATTGTGGACTCATTGTAGTGGCTTACAAAGATGGCTCCTCTGCACATCCCCATTTCATGGACTTGGATCTGTGCTCTCGTTATTGGAACAAATGGCTCCTGCGCCTTGAAGAATATACCAAGaaggaaaagaacaaaaatataaGTGAGACAAGTCAGACCTCACCCCTCTGA
- the MGME1 gene encoding mitochondrial genome maintenance exonuclease 1 isoform X2, translating to MLLLRMKSFRLLTRKSGRLKMLLTEHFCKNQVPCVCLYVSSYHCSKKKKENGYEQVDQERYTNLVRSVTSFKTSPRTPETLFEEDDLMYGPRTLPPNSDPKCLLKIGLKRHKVPSVTNVLQQTMSSEQAFYLERWKQRMILELGNDGFAEYTKNLFLQGKLFHAALESVFLSDQIPLKGQERDSTVSGYLASVQHVLRDISGVKALESAVHHETLHYSGLVDCVAEYRGQLCVIEWKTSERSKPYLQNTFDNPLQVAAYTGAINHDANYDFQINCGLIVVAYKDGSSAHPHFMDLDLCSRYWNKWLLRLEEYTKKEKNKNISETSQTSPL from the exons ATGCTGCTTCTGAGGATGAAATCCTTCAGGCTCTTAACCAGAAAATCTGGGAGACTAAAAATGCTGTTGACAGAACATTTTTGCAAAAATCAAGTCCCGTGTGTTTGCCTGTATGTTTCCTCCTATCATTGTAGcaagaagaaaaaagagaatGGTTATGAACAAGTTGATCAAGAAAGGTACACAAACTTGGTCCGTTCTGTCACATCTTTCAAAACCAGTCCTCGGACACCAGAAACATTGTTTGAAGAAGATGATCTGATGTATGGACCA AGAACTTTGCCTCCAAACAGTGACCCAAAGTGCCTGCTGAAAATTGGCTTAAAAAGACACAAGGTGCCCAGCGTGACTAATGTCCTTCAGCAGACCATGTCTTCGGAACAGGCCTTTTACCTGGAGAGGTGGAAGCAACGGATGATCCTGGAACTTGGAAATGATGGGTTTGCAGAATACACTAAAA ACCTCTTCCTccaaggaaaacttttccatgcCGCTTTGGAATCTGTCTTTTTGTCTGACCAGATCCCGTTGAAAGGGCAGGAAAGAGATTCCACTGTATCTGGCTACTTAGCAAGTGTTCAGCATGTCCTGAGAGACATCAGTGGAGTAAAAGCTCTGGAAAGTGCCGTTCATCATGAGACTCTTCACTATTCAGGACTTGTAGATTGTGTGGCTGAATATCG AGGCCAGTTGTGTGTGATTGAGTGGAAGACTTCAGAGAGGTCAAAGCCATATCTCCAGAACACATTTGACAACCCACTACAGGTTGCAGCGTATACCGGAGCCATAAACCACGACGCTAACTATGACTTCCAG ATTAATTGTGGACTCATTGTAGTGGCTTACAAAGATGGCTCCTCTGCACATCCCCATTTCATGGACTTGGATCTGTGCTCTCGTTATTGGAACAAATGGCTCCTGCGCCTTGAAGAATATACCAAGaaggaaaagaacaaaaatataaGTGAGACAAGTCAGACCTCACCCCTCTGA
- the MGME1 gene encoding mitochondrial genome maintenance exonuclease 1 isoform X3: protein MDHDPKCLLKIGLKRHKVPSVTNVLQQTMSSEQAFYLERWKQRMILELGNDGFAEYTKNLFLQGKLFHAALESVFLSDQIPLKGQERDSTVSGYLASVQHVLRDISGVKALESAVHHETLHYSGLVDCVAEYRGQLCVIEWKTSERSKPYLQNTFDNPLQVAAYTGAINHDANYDFQINCGLIVVAYKDGSSAHPHFMDLDLCSRYWNKWLLRLEEYTKKEKNKNISETSQTSPL, encoded by the exons ATGGACCA TGACCCAAAGTGCCTGCTGAAAATTGGCTTAAAAAGACACAAGGTGCCCAGCGTGACTAATGTCCTTCAGCAGACCATGTCTTCGGAACAGGCCTTTTACCTGGAGAGGTGGAAGCAACGGATGATCCTGGAACTTGGAAATGATGGGTTTGCAGAATACACTAAAA ACCTCTTCCTccaaggaaaacttttccatgcCGCTTTGGAATCTGTCTTTTTGTCTGACCAGATCCCGTTGAAAGGGCAGGAAAGAGATTCCACTGTATCTGGCTACTTAGCAAGTGTTCAGCATGTCCTGAGAGACATCAGTGGAGTAAAAGCTCTGGAAAGTGCCGTTCATCATGAGACTCTTCACTATTCAGGACTTGTAGATTGTGTGGCTGAATATCG AGGCCAGTTGTGTGTGATTGAGTGGAAGACTTCAGAGAGGTCAAAGCCATATCTCCAGAACACATTTGACAACCCACTACAGGTTGCAGCGTATACCGGAGCCATAAACCACGACGCTAACTATGACTTCCAG ATTAATTGTGGACTCATTGTAGTGGCTTACAAAGATGGCTCCTCTGCACATCCCCATTTCATGGACTTGGATCTGTGCTCTCGTTATTGGAACAAATGGCTCCTGCGCCTTGAAGAATATACCAAGaaggaaaagaacaaaaatataaGTGAGACAAGTCAGACCTCACCCCTCTGA